The Streptomyces phaeolivaceus genome has a window encoding:
- a CDS encoding helix-turn-helix domain-containing protein — protein MTQRGFDPRDDEDDVPEWVDQVMATVAAEVRRRRKELRMSAQDLADRCAEIGHPIPRNVIANMESGRRANLPMVDVLVLAEALRTYPICLLYPVGYVDRVQRLPLQHSDPTWDAMRWFTGDIEDFGMEDDMLRSFRAHIRHQRAALAALKGEKHERWKAETAPNQAEREEAVLAQADYAERVLEAKYRLRSARAFIREDGGTPPHLPPELADVDPPVGNTDEENDL, from the coding sequence ATGACACAACGCGGTTTTGATCCTAGAGATGACGAGGACGACGTCCCCGAGTGGGTGGATCAGGTGATGGCCACGGTGGCCGCCGAGGTCCGCAGACGAAGGAAGGAGTTGCGCATGAGCGCCCAGGACCTGGCCGACCGCTGCGCGGAGATCGGCCATCCGATCCCGCGCAACGTGATCGCCAACATGGAATCCGGCCGCCGCGCCAACCTGCCCATGGTCGACGTCCTCGTCCTCGCCGAAGCCTTGCGGACCTACCCGATCTGCCTGCTCTACCCCGTCGGCTACGTCGACCGAGTCCAGCGCCTTCCCCTGCAGCACTCCGACCCGACATGGGACGCCATGCGCTGGTTCACCGGCGACATCGAGGACTTCGGCATGGAAGACGACATGCTCCGCTCCTTCCGCGCCCACATCCGCCACCAGCGCGCCGCCCTGGCCGCCCTGAAAGGCGAGAAGCACGAGCGCTGGAAGGCCGAGACAGCGCCCAACCAGGCCGAACGCGAGGAAGCGGTACTCGCCCAAGCCGACTACGCCGAAAGGGTGTTGGAAGCCAAGTACCGGCTCCGCAGCGCCCGCGCCTTCATCCGCGAAGACGGCGGCACACCACCGCACCTGCCACCAGAACTCGCCGACGTCGACCCACCCGTCGGCAACACCGATGAGGAGAATGATCTTTGA
- a CDS encoding DUF3631 domain-containing protein has translation MQPTTPEPYSAPGKAVWPTVAVPGRPGHAPEAAPAADGGAPDTVPVDQPAEEAVPEPEPTYGSELLSELRSQIAQFVILPSQQALHAVTLWVAATHLQPAWQHAPRLAVVGPAKRCGKSRLLDVLTETVHEPMLTINTTPAAIFRSITDEPPTLLVDEADTIFGTPKQAEKNEEMRGLLNAGHQRNRYVTRVVGNDHTPHRFATFAMAALAGIGDLPDTIMDRSVVIRMRRRAEGESVKPFRSRRDTPALHDLRDRLAAWARPLLDEAADMEPVMPVEDRAADTWEPLVIVADLAAGPWPRLARAACAQMVTAEAEAEEDHPSSARILADIRRVFVAQREVDSLSTDELLHHLRQDLEGPWAEWGRKGLDPRELGSLLRAFDIRPGNVRLADGTQRKGYTRNKFLDAWRRYCPTVHPVGTGPARSEG, from the coding sequence GTGCAACCTACGACACCCGAGCCCTATTCCGCACCCGGCAAAGCGGTATGGCCGACGGTCGCCGTGCCTGGCCGGCCCGGCCACGCGCCCGAAGCCGCCCCGGCGGCCGATGGCGGGGCACCGGATACGGTTCCGGTGGATCAGCCCGCCGAGGAGGCGGTGCCGGAGCCCGAGCCGACGTACGGCTCCGAGCTGCTGAGTGAACTGCGTTCCCAGATAGCCCAGTTCGTGATCCTGCCCTCCCAGCAGGCGCTACACGCCGTCACGCTGTGGGTGGCGGCGACGCACCTGCAGCCCGCGTGGCAGCACGCACCGCGCCTGGCGGTGGTCGGGCCGGCGAAGCGGTGCGGCAAGTCACGGCTCCTGGACGTGCTGACCGAGACGGTCCACGAGCCGATGCTCACCATCAACACCACGCCCGCGGCCATCTTCCGGTCCATCACCGACGAGCCGCCCACCCTGCTGGTGGACGAGGCGGACACAATCTTCGGCACGCCGAAGCAGGCGGAGAAGAATGAGGAGATGCGTGGTCTGCTCAACGCCGGCCACCAGCGCAACCGGTACGTCACCCGCGTCGTAGGCAACGACCACACCCCGCACCGGTTCGCCACCTTCGCCATGGCCGCGCTCGCGGGCATCGGCGACCTGCCCGACACGATCATGGACCGGTCGGTGGTGATTCGTATGCGCCGCCGGGCCGAGGGCGAGAGCGTCAAGCCCTTCCGCTCCCGCCGCGACACCCCGGCCCTGCACGACCTGCGCGACCGCCTCGCCGCCTGGGCCCGGCCGCTGCTGGACGAGGCCGCCGACATGGAACCGGTAATGCCGGTGGAGGACCGAGCCGCCGATACCTGGGAACCCCTGGTGATCGTCGCCGACCTGGCCGCCGGGCCCTGGCCACGCCTCGCCCGCGCGGCGTGCGCGCAGATGGTGACGGCCGAAGCGGAGGCCGAGGAGGACCACCCCAGCTCAGCGCGGATCCTGGCCGACATCCGCCGGGTCTTCGTAGCCCAGCGGGAGGTCGACAGCCTCTCCACGGACGAACTCCTGCACCACCTGCGCCAGGACCTGGAAGGCCCGTGGGCGGAGTGGGGTCGCAAGGGGCTGGACCCGCGTGAGCTCGGCTCGCTGCTGCGCGCCTTCGACATCAGGCCCGGCAACGTCCGCCTCGCCGACGGAACCCAGCGCAAGGGCTACACGCGCAACAAGTTCCTCGACGCATGGCGGCGCTACTGCCCGACCGTCCACCCGGTCGGCACAGGCCCCGCGCGCAGCGAGGGCTGA
- a CDS encoding DUF2637 domain-containing protein produces the protein MTSKQAAERYALVAAGVVIVALTAGGFWLSYAHLAEVAGQHGLKNSPVRQWAWPATLDAFIVAGELLMLRAGLRRVADGWAIVLTATGSIGSIALNVAGVNGTGNTSAVPLLDYVVAAVPPTAALLAFGVLMRQIHQLVADPPDATERHNGLPQPAGLDVADGQADVARGAAEVAQGAATMTETPQSSAEPEDQKPSAVSDDYLAIARTAPLGRGDRASRRHIEATIRGKGLPIGRADAEKLKDVLQAELDEATSQRRDDLGMTPAGAP, from the coding sequence ATGACGAGCAAGCAGGCTGCTGAGCGGTACGCGCTCGTCGCGGCGGGCGTTGTCATCGTGGCGCTCACCGCCGGCGGATTCTGGCTGTCGTACGCGCACCTCGCAGAGGTCGCCGGACAGCACGGCCTCAAGAACTCCCCAGTCCGCCAGTGGGCCTGGCCCGCGACCCTGGACGCCTTCATCGTCGCGGGTGAACTCCTCATGCTCCGCGCGGGTCTGCGCCGCGTCGCCGACGGCTGGGCCATCGTCCTCACCGCCACCGGATCGATCGGTTCCATCGCCCTCAACGTGGCCGGGGTCAACGGCACGGGCAACACCAGCGCCGTGCCGCTCCTCGACTACGTGGTCGCCGCGGTTCCCCCGACAGCCGCGCTGCTGGCCTTCGGCGTCCTGATGCGGCAGATCCACCAGCTCGTCGCCGACCCACCCGACGCCACCGAACGCCACAACGGTCTCCCGCAGCCAGCCGGTCTCGACGTGGCGGACGGTCAGGCCGACGTGGCTCGGGGTGCTGCCGAGGTGGCGCAGGGCGCCGCCACTATGACGGAAACCCCGCAGTCTTCCGCCGAACCGGAAGACCAGAAGCCCAGCGCTGTGTCCGACGACTACCTTGCGATCGCCCGTACCGCGCCACTGGGACGCGGAGACCGTGCCTCGCGCCGCCACATCGAAGCGACGATCCGCGGCAAGGGCCTCCCGATCGGCAGGGCCGACGCGGAAAAGCTCAAGGACGTCCTGCAAGCCGAACTCGATGAGGCCACCTCTCAGCGGCGGGACGACCTCGGCATGACCCCCGCTGGCGCTCCCTGA
- the mobC gene encoding plasmid mobilization relaxosome protein MobC encodes MRNQHHEPTSHQQEMTTTPATTPARYPAGPSKDGRNGEVSAPGVAEDLGRQGAPEEEQIADTVAAQLPRAAEAAALHRVARRRKPDPNGQRKQRVDARYSVDEKTEILAMARSLNIAGAHYVGAVVMAHVQGDLALPGQRTPLDDYIDELTALRGEVAKIGHNINQIAKKLNSGGRPQPGDTAVLAQGERTLTAVGATVRHIATAANQAVAKKAAR; translated from the coding sequence ATGCGCAACCAGCACCACGAACCCACATCGCACCAGCAGGAGATGACCACCACCCCAGCCACAACGCCAGCAAGGTATCCCGCTGGACCGTCCAAGGACGGCCGCAACGGGGAAGTCTCCGCCCCGGGGGTGGCGGAGGACCTCGGGCGCCAGGGGGCACCCGAGGAGGAACAGATCGCCGACACCGTCGCCGCCCAGCTGCCGCGCGCCGCCGAAGCTGCCGCGCTGCACCGTGTCGCCCGACGTCGCAAGCCCGACCCGAACGGCCAGCGTAAGCAGCGTGTCGATGCCCGCTACAGCGTCGACGAGAAAACCGAGATCCTCGCCATGGCGCGGTCGCTGAACATCGCCGGCGCCCACTACGTCGGCGCCGTCGTCATGGCCCACGTCCAGGGCGACCTCGCCCTGCCCGGCCAGCGCACCCCGCTCGACGACTACATCGACGAACTGACCGCCCTGCGTGGCGAGGTCGCCAAGATCGGCCACAACATCAACCAGATCGCCAAGAAGCTGAACTCCGGCGGCCGTCCACAGCCTGGGGATACCGCCGTCCTGGCCCAGGGCGAACGCACCCTGACCGCGGTCGGCGCCACCGTCCGCCACATCGCCACAGCCGCGAACCAGGCCGTCGCCAAGAAGGCGGCCCGGTGA
- a CDS encoding relaxase/mobilization nuclease domain-containing protein, translating into MIAKIRSGKETAGLIRYLFDTKKAKDHIDPHLVASWDGFAPDPGRADDFDATRKLLVADLDLHVKQARRLGRAPEKHVWHCSIRAAESDRVLSDEEWADIARRVVAATGIAPEGDSDGCRWAAVRHAPDHIHIAATKVRADLRTARHWNDYLTADRELAAIEKEYGLFQVVRGDRTAAKRTTRAEQEKARRAGQEKPARERLRATVRTAVAAATSVEEFVHLLNHLDGVLVEVVHFPSGDVRGYKVASEDTTTADNEPVWFSGSELAPDLSFPKIQKRLESIDPQSAEKPGRRRPSPWHQATDAAERIPHHLDQTDDEASQAHVAAFGEALDALPLLAPQTLRPQLREAATAFERATRSRIRAEHHHARALRGAVRAMLREPAPKDGAVLAMFLDAAILVVVAAARWHQLRHHDQQVAAAHQTLLHLQAAYDQAAAAPLAALAQRQPPQQAVERQIRRLRQAVPEHAEQIIEDPAFAALTAALAEAEAAGHDPERLLQQVANERALNDARRPARVLAWRIQRLSERPALSAQARSAQAHSPAWADSAARRPDAPEHTAAAAPAPQPSQARRR; encoded by the coding sequence GTGATCGCGAAGATCCGCAGCGGCAAGGAAACCGCCGGATTGATCCGGTACCTGTTCGACACGAAGAAGGCCAAGGACCACATCGACCCCCATCTGGTCGCCTCCTGGGACGGCTTCGCCCCCGACCCCGGCCGCGCCGACGACTTCGACGCCACCAGGAAGCTCCTCGTGGCCGACCTGGACCTGCACGTCAAGCAGGCTCGGAGGCTGGGCCGCGCTCCCGAGAAGCACGTGTGGCACTGCTCGATCCGCGCCGCCGAGAGTGACCGCGTCCTCAGCGACGAGGAGTGGGCCGACATCGCCCGCCGCGTTGTGGCGGCCACTGGCATAGCACCGGAAGGCGATTCGGACGGATGCCGCTGGGCCGCCGTCCGCCATGCCCCCGACCACATCCACATCGCCGCCACCAAGGTCCGGGCGGATCTGCGCACCGCCCGCCACTGGAACGACTACCTCACCGCCGACCGTGAACTCGCCGCCATCGAGAAGGAATACGGCCTGTTCCAAGTGGTCCGCGGAGACCGCACCGCTGCGAAGCGGACCACCCGTGCCGAGCAGGAGAAGGCCCGCCGCGCCGGCCAGGAGAAGCCCGCCCGCGAACGGCTGCGCGCCACCGTGCGCACCGCCGTAGCCGCCGCCACCAGCGTGGAGGAGTTCGTCCACCTGCTCAACCACCTCGACGGCGTGCTCGTCGAGGTCGTCCACTTCCCCTCGGGTGACGTGCGCGGCTACAAGGTCGCCAGCGAAGACACCACCACCGCCGACAACGAGCCCGTCTGGTTCTCCGGCTCCGAACTCGCCCCGGACCTCTCCTTCCCCAAGATCCAAAAGCGCCTGGAGAGCATCGACCCACAGTCCGCTGAGAAGCCAGGCCGGCGCAGGCCCAGCCCCTGGCACCAGGCCACCGACGCCGCCGAACGCATCCCACACCACCTCGACCAGACGGACGACGAAGCCTCCCAGGCCCACGTCGCCGCCTTCGGCGAGGCCCTCGACGCCCTCCCCCTCCTCGCACCTCAGACCCTGCGCCCCCAACTCCGAGAGGCGGCGACCGCGTTCGAGCGTGCCACCCGCTCCCGCATCCGGGCCGAACACCACCACGCCCGCGCGCTGCGCGGCGCCGTACGCGCCATGCTCCGCGAGCCCGCCCCCAAGGACGGCGCCGTCCTGGCGATGTTCCTGGACGCGGCGATCCTCGTGGTCGTTGCCGCTGCCCGCTGGCACCAGCTCCGCCACCACGACCAGCAGGTCGCCGCCGCCCACCAGACCCTGCTCCACCTCCAGGCCGCCTACGACCAAGCAGCCGCCGCACCCCTGGCCGCCCTCGCGCAGCGCCAGCCACCCCAGCAGGCCGTGGAACGGCAGATCCGCCGCCTACGCCAGGCCGTGCCCGAGCACGCGGAGCAGATCATCGAAGACCCCGCTTTCGCGGCTCTCACCGCCGCCCTCGCCGAGGCAGAAGCAGCCGGGCACGACCCGGAACGGCTCCTCCAGCAGGTCGCAAACGAGCGTGCCCTGAACGACGCCCGGCGCCCCGCACGAGTTCTGGCCTGGCGCATCCAACGCCTCAGTGAAAGGCCGGCACTCAGCGCACAAGCCCGTTCAGCACAAGCCCACAGCCCAGCCTGGGCCGACAGCGCAGCACGGCGCCCCGACGCTCCAGAGCACACGGCAGCAGCCGCCCCGGCCCCGCAGCCGTCACAAGCACGACGGCGCTGA
- a CDS encoding DUF317 domain-containing protein, with protein sequence MYWVTPRHLAGDDGALAERIGDILAGLGWRMWPTSRHTLLYVSPDELRGAEWTLAAYPFELGSLPVAWQLSARPDATSVVPAWNAYFTAGVPYEALADLLVAIDTREAPDVGSEAPGTVLNALSAQGWIRDVDRPRTTATDPGFSCSVSLEMLPPLIQDADPRPDLVGWQAWAEPVVSAPYLWCASFSTSVPHELVAAFASSLASPVPVPRRTVPASAEGRLTVLRRN encoded by the coding sequence GTGTACTGGGTCACCCCGCGCCATCTGGCGGGTGACGACGGGGCCCTCGCCGAACGGATCGGCGACATCCTGGCTGGCCTCGGCTGGCGCATGTGGCCTACCTCCCGCCACACCCTGCTGTACGTCAGCCCAGATGAGCTGCGCGGTGCCGAATGGACCCTCGCGGCCTACCCGTTCGAACTGGGCAGCCTCCCGGTTGCCTGGCAGCTGAGCGCCCGCCCGGATGCCACCTCCGTGGTGCCTGCGTGGAACGCGTACTTCACGGCCGGCGTCCCGTACGAAGCGCTCGCCGATCTCCTCGTGGCGATCGACACCCGCGAGGCGCCCGACGTCGGCTCCGAGGCGCCGGGAACGGTCCTCAACGCACTGAGTGCCCAAGGCTGGATCCGCGACGTGGACCGCCCCCGCACCACCGCCACGGACCCCGGATTCTCCTGCAGCGTCTCGTTGGAGATGCTGCCGCCACTCATCCAGGACGCCGACCCGCGCCCTGACCTGGTGGGCTGGCAGGCATGGGCGGAACCCGTCGTCAGCGCCCCCTATTTGTGGTGTGCCAGCTTCAGCACCAGCGTCCCCCATGAGCTGGTGGCGGCATTCGCCTCCTCGCTCGCCTCACCGGTCCCGGTGCCCCGCCGAACCGTCCCTGCGAGCGCCGAAGGGCGGCTCACCGTCCTCCGCCGCAACTGA